Part of the Mycolicibacterium thermoresistibile genome, ATCAGGCCCGGGTGCTGGTGCCGGCGCTGCTGGGCCAGGAGGTCCCGGTCGCGGCGACGGTGCCGTACTTCTGGAGCGATCAGTACGACGTCAAGATCCAGTGCCTGGGCGAGCCGGAGGCCGGCGACACCGTGCACGTGGTCAGCGACGACGGCCGCAAGTTCCTGGCCTATTACGAACGCGACGGGGTGCTGACCGGTGTGGTCGGCGGGGGGATGCCCGGCAAGGTGATGAAGGCCCGGGCCAAGATCGCCGCCGGCGCCCCGATCAGCGAGGTCCTGGAGTAGCGGGAACCGGCCCCGCTAGAACCGGCCCCGCTGGAACCGGCCCCGCTGGAACCGGCCCCGCTAGAACTGGCCGAGGTAGAACTGGCCGAGGTAGAACCGCATGCCCTGGTCGTCCAGGCACTGGGCGGACCGGCCGTAGGGCTGCTGGGCGGGCTCCTCGATGACCGTGCCACCGGCCTCGCGCACCCGCTGCACCGCGGCGTCGATGTCGTCGACGGTCCACATCGGCACCGTGACCTGGTTGGCGATCCCGCCGGCGACTCCGGCCATCGGGTGGACCGGTTCGATGGTCCAGCCGTCGTCGACGCGGCCCGGGGTGAACGTCCAGCCGAGCAGCCGGCCGTAGAAGTCGCGGAACACCGCCGCATCGCGAACCTCGAAGGTGACGTACGAGAGTTCGCCCGGCCCAGCGCCGTTCAGTGCCGGCCGGGGCGTGTCCCCGCTCGGCCGGTACACCGCGAACGGGTTCCCCAGTGCGTCGGTGGCGTCCAGCACCGTGCCCTGGTCGAACTCCCGGGTCGGGCCGGGCCGGCCACCGCCGTCGATGATCGCCTGGCGGGCCGCGTCCAGATCGGTGACCGCGTAGCAGCAGAACATCGTCCTGGCGTCCGGGACCCGGTGGATCCCGATCGGCCCGGTGGTGTTGGTGACCTGGTTGCTGTCCGGGTCCCACTGCCAGCCCAACACCTGCCGGTAGAACTGCGCGGCCCGCTGCGGATCGGGCACCCACAGTGCGACGTAGCCGATGTCGCCGTGCTGGATCCGCGCCGACGCGCCGGTGAGGGGGCCGGACAGCATCCACCGGTGGCCGAACGGGTCGACGATGGCGGCGGAGCGTGCGCCGTGCGCCTCGTAGGGTTCGCGCTGCACCGTCGCGCCGTGCCGGCGGGCCCGCTGCAACGCCGCGTCGGTGTCCGCAACCGGCAGCACCAGGCTCATCGACACCGCCTCGGGCGCAGGCGCTCTCAGCCCGAGCTCGGGATACTCGTCGGCGAGGTAGAACACCCCGCCGGCCAGCGTCAGTTCGGCGTGGCCGATGCGTCCGTCGTCCATCACCACCGGTTCACCGGACAGCGTGGCGCCCAGCGCCTCGACGTACCAGTCGATGGCGGCCCGGGCGTCGGCGACGTTGAGGTACGGCACCGCCGCCGGCCGCGGCGGGGTGGTGGCCGCTGGTTCGGCCGTTCCGGTCGATCCGGTCAGCTCGGTCAGCGCCGTCTGGGTACCGCTCATGACAACTCCCTCCGTATGCGGCCGGTCGGCGAGAAACCGGGCCGCGGATTCCAGTCGGGCGCGCAGGCGCGCCGCGAACGCCGGATCGGGCTGCACCGGACGGTCGCCACCACGCAGCACGTCCAGCGGGTCCCGGCTGTGGTGCTGGTTCATGACGTCCCTCCTTCCCGATCCGGATAGGCCCGCCGGAATGCGCGGCGGGCGCGTACCAACAGCGCCTCGGTGGCGTGCACGGTGCGGCCGATCAGGTGCGCGCACTCGGGCACCGAGCAGTCGTCGAGGTAGCGCAACGCCAACACGGTGCGGTGCTGATCCGGCAGCCGGGCCAGCACGCTTTCGGCGACGATGCGGTCCAGTTCGGCGTCCCACTGGTCGGTGGGTTCGTCCGGTTCGGGCACCTCGGCCACCGACACGCTCTGCCGGTGATGGCGGCGGCGGTAGTGGTCGGCCAGTTTGTGGCGGGCCACCCCGATCAGCCACGGCACCGATATCGGCGTGTGGGCGTCGCGGTGCGCGGCGTCCATCGCGGCCAGAAAGGTCTCCGAGGTGAGATCCTCGGCGGTGGCGCGGTCGGCGCAGCGCCGGACGAAGTAGCCGTACACCACCGGCAGCGCTTCGTCGTACAGATCCAGCAGCGCCTGCGGCGCGGGCTGGGGGTCCGGTTCGACGCTCACACCTCTATCGTCGTCGCGAGCGCCGGAACTCCGACGCCTTCAGGCGAACTTTTTTCCGTCGAGGGCGTCGAGCCCGGGCCGGATCGCGTCGAACGCGTCGGCCAGCGCCTGCGCCAGCGGCACCGATTCGTCGGCCAACCAGTACGCATAGGCCGACAACGCCACCCCGAGCATGGTCCAGGCCACGGTCTGGGGCACCAGGTCCGACGGGGCCAGCCCGAGGCGTCGGGCCACGAAGTCGGCGACCACCGCGCGCCACCCGGCGTACATCGTCATCGAATGGGCCTGCAGGGCGTCGGTCTGCAGGATCACCCGCATCCGTCTGCGGTGCCGGCCGGTCTCGTCCTCACCGAAGTCGTTGAACGCCAGCAGCATCGACCGCAGCGCGGCGCCGATCGGGACGTCCGGGCCGATCCCGTCGAGCAGATCGCGCATCCGGTCCAGGTGGGCGTCGAAATCCCCCCACGGGATGGCGTTCTTGGACGGGTAGTAACGGAACAGGGTGCGCCGGCCGATCCCGGCCGCCGCCGCCACATCATCGACGCTGACCTCGTCGAAGCCGCGGTCGGCGAACAGGTCGAGCGCCACGTCGGTGATGTGGTCCTGGGTGGTGGCAGGCCGCCGCCCGGGACGTCCCCCCGCTTGCCGACCCATCCGCACCCCTTTCGACCACCCGCCGCTTTTATTCTGGCACCGGATGCCATATCCTAGCGACCTGGATCACAGTATCGGGCCGAATCGAGGAAGGGACGGCACATGGAGCAGGAACAGCACACCGACACCGAACTGGTCACCGAGACCCTGGTCGAAGAGGTGTCCATCGACGGGATGTGCGGGGTCTACTGACCGATGGCAGCCGGCGCCCCGAACCCGGTCGGCACCCGTGAGACGGGGACCGACCGGGTGGAGTTCGATCCCGACGCGAGTTGGCGGCTACACCCACAGGTGGCCGTGCGGCCCGAGCCGTTCGGGGCCCTGCTGTACCACTTCGGCACCCGCAAACTGTCATTTCTGAAGAACCGCACCATCGTGGGCGTCGTGCAGTCGCTGGGTGAGCATCCCAGCGCGCGGGCGGCCTGCCGGGCCGCCGGGATCGACGACGCCGACCAGAAGCCGTATCTGCATGCGCTGGGTGTGCTCGCCGCGTCCCGCATGCTCGTGCCGAAAGAGGACCGTCCATGACGAGCGCAGCACCGGTACAGCCGCAGGCATCCGCACCCGTGCCGCGGTTGATCGAGCAGTTCGAGCAGGGCCTCGACGCGCCGATCTGCCTGACCTGGGAGCTCACCTACGCCTGCAATCTGGCCTGTGTGCACTGCCTGTCGTCGTCGGGTAAGCGCGACCCGCGCGAGCTGTCCACCCAGCAGTGCAAGGACATCATCGACGAACTGCAGCGCATGCAGGTGTTCTACGTGAACATCGGCGGCGGTGAACCGACTGTGCGCTCGGACTTCTGGGAACTGGTCGACTACGCCACCGCGCACAACGTCGGAGTGAAGTTCTCCACCAACGGTGTTCGTATCACGCCTGAGGTCGCGCGCCGGCTGGCCGCCAGCGACTATGTGGACGTCCAGATCTCGCTGGACGGTGCCACCGCCGAGATCAACGATGCGGTGCGCGGGGCCGGCTCGTTCGACATGGCGGTGCGGGCGTTGCAGAACCTCGCCGACGCCGGATTCGCCGACGCGAAGATCTCGGTCGTCGTCACCCGCCACAACGTCGATCAGCTCGACGACTTCAAGGCGCTGGCCGACCGTTACGGCGCCACCCTGCGGATCACCCGGCTGCGCCCGTCCGGCCGGGGCGCCGATGTGTGGGATGAGTTGCATCCCACCGCCGAACAGCAGGTGCAGCTCTACAACTGGCTGGTCGCGCACGGGGAGAAGGTGCTCACCGGCGACTCGTTCTTCCACCTGTCGGGGCTGGGCGAGCCCGGTGCGCTGGCCGGTCTCAACCTGTGCGGCGCCGGCCGGGTGGTGTGCCTGATCGATCCGGTGGGCGACGTGTACGCCTGCCCGTTCGCCATCCACGACCGGTTCCTGGCCGGAAACGTGTTGACCGACGGCGGTTTCGACAACGTCTGGAAGAACTCGCAGTTGTTCCGCGAACTGCGCGAGCCGCAGTCCGCCGGCGCCTGCTCGGGCTGCAGCCATTTCGACAGCTGCCGCGGCGGCTGCATGGCGGCGAAGTTCTTCACCGGCCTGCCGCTGGACGGTCCGGACCCCGAGTGCGTCGAGGGCCACGGTGCGCCGGCGCTGGCCCGAGAGCGCACCAAGCCCAAGCCGCGGGTCGACCATTCCCGGGGTGGCCCAGTGGCTTTGAAGCTGCTGACCAAGCCTCCTGCCCGACTCTGCAACGAAAGCCCGGTGTGACCATGGCACGCGACAAATGGTTTGAGACGGTCTCGATCGCCCAGGAACGCGCCAAGAAGCGACTGCCCAAGTCGGTGTACGGCGCCCTGATCGCCGGCAGCGAGAAGGGTTTGACCGTCTCCGACAACGTCGAGGCGTTCGGCGAGCTCGGATTCGCCCCGCACGTGGTGGGCGGACCGGCCAAGCGGGACATGGCCACCACCGTGATGGGCCAGGAGATCTCGCTGCCGGTGGTGATCTCACCGACCGGTGTGCAGGCGGTCCACCCCGACGGTGAGGTCGCCGTGGCCCGGGCCGCCGCCGCCCGCGGCACCGCGATGGGACTGTCCTCCTTCGCCAGCAAACCGATCGAGGAGGTGATCGCGGCCAACCCGAAGCTGTTCTTCCAGGTGTACTGGCTGGGCGGCCGGGACGCGATCGCCGCCCGGGT contains:
- a CDS encoding VOC family protein, encoding MNQHHSRDPLDVLRGGDRPVQPDPAFAARLRARLESAARFLADRPHTEGVVMSGTQTALTELTGSTGTAEPAATTPPRPAAVPYLNVADARAAIDWYVEALGATLSGEPVVMDDGRIGHAELTLAGGVFYLADEYPELGLRAPAPEAVSMSLVLPVADTDAALQRARRHGATVQREPYEAHGARSAAIVDPFGHRWMLSGPLTGASARIQHGDIGYVALWVPDPQRAAQFYRQVLGWQWDPDSNQVTNTTGPIGIHRVPDARTMFCCYAVTDLDAARQAIIDGGGRPGPTREFDQGTVLDATDALGNPFAVYRPSGDTPRPALNGAGPGELSYVTFEVRDAAVFRDFYGRLLGWTFTPGRVDDGWTIEPVHPMAGVAGGIANQVTVPMWTVDDIDAAVQRVREAGGTVIEEPAQQPYGRSAQCLDDQGMRFYLGQFYLGQF
- a CDS encoding RNA polymerase sigma factor; this encodes MSVEPDPQPAPQALLDLYDEALPVVYGYFVRRCADRATAEDLTSETFLAAMDAAHRDAHTPISVPWLIGVARHKLADHYRRRHHRQSVSVAEVPEPDEPTDQWDAELDRIVAESVLARLPDQHRTVLALRYLDDCSVPECAHLIGRTVHATEALLVRARRAFRRAYPDREGGTS
- the mftR gene encoding mycofactocin system transcriptional regulator (MftR, the mycofactocin system transcriptional regulator, is an uncharacterized TetR family DNA-binding transcription factor. Its role is inferred by context. It occurs as part of the biosynthesis locus for mycofactocin, a partially characterized electron carrier derived from the terminal Val-Tyr dipeptide of the precursor peptide MftA, through a radical SAM enzyme-mediated process.); translation: MGRQAGGRPGRRPATTQDHITDVALDLFADRGFDEVSVDDVAAAAGIGRRTLFRYYPSKNAIPWGDFDAHLDRMRDLLDGIGPDVPIGAALRSMLLAFNDFGEDETGRHRRRMRVILQTDALQAHSMTMYAGWRAVVADFVARRLGLAPSDLVPQTVAWTMLGVALSAYAYWLADESVPLAQALADAFDAIRPGLDALDGKKFA
- the mftA gene encoding mycofactocin precursor MftA (Mycofactocin is a small molecule electron carrier derived from the final two amino acids, Val-Tyr, of MftA, the mycofactocin precursor. It plays a role in redox homeostasis and the metabolism of alcohols and aldehydes in Actinobacteria, including Mycobacterium tuberculosis.), producing the protein MEQEQHTDTELVTETLVEEVSIDGMCGVY
- the mftB gene encoding mycofactocin biosynthesis chaperone MftB (MftB, a small protein, is a peptide chaperone that assists the radical SAM enzyme MftC in performing two modifications to the C-terminal Val-Tyr dipeptide of the mycofactocin precursor peptide, MftA. MftB's role is analogous to the role of PqqD in the biosynthesis of PQQ, a cofactor that derives entirely from a Tyr and a Glu in the precursor PqqA.) — translated: MAAGAPNPVGTRETGTDRVEFDPDASWRLHPQVAVRPEPFGALLYHFGTRKLSFLKNRTIVGVVQSLGEHPSARAACRAAGIDDADQKPYLHALGVLAASRMLVPKEDRP
- the mftC gene encoding mycofactocin radical SAM maturase (MftC is a radical SAM/SPASM enzyme that catalyzes the first two steps in biosynthesis of the electron carrier mycofactocin from the terminal Val-Tyr dipeptide of the precursor peptide MftA.), whose amino-acid sequence is MTSAAPVQPQASAPVPRLIEQFEQGLDAPICLTWELTYACNLACVHCLSSSGKRDPRELSTQQCKDIIDELQRMQVFYVNIGGGEPTVRSDFWELVDYATAHNVGVKFSTNGVRITPEVARRLAASDYVDVQISLDGATAEINDAVRGAGSFDMAVRALQNLADAGFADAKISVVVTRHNVDQLDDFKALADRYGATLRITRLRPSGRGADVWDELHPTAEQQVQLYNWLVAHGEKVLTGDSFFHLSGLGEPGALAGLNLCGAGRVVCLIDPVGDVYACPFAIHDRFLAGNVLTDGGFDNVWKNSQLFRELREPQSAGACSGCSHFDSCRGGCMAAKFFTGLPLDGPDPECVEGHGAPALARERTKPKPRVDHSRGGPVALKLLTKPPARLCNESPV